ttaatcatttgtgggagtcactggctgggccaacatttattgcccatccctaatgttccttaaaccgagtggcttgctcggctatctcggagggcatttaaagaatcaaccatattgctgtggtttggaatcgtgtcagccagaccaggtaaggatggcagattttcttttctattcattcacgggatgtgggtgtcgctggctgggccagcattcactgcccagcactaattgcccttgaactgaaggcatctcagagagcattttaagggtcaaccagctgactgtggatctggaatcacatgtaggccagaccaggtaaggatagaagatttcctttactgaaggacatgagtgaaccagttgggtctttgcaacaattgacaatggtttcatggtcatcagtaaactttcaatgagggcagcacggtggcgcagtggtagccctgcagcctcacggcgccgaggtcccaggttcgatcccggctctgggtcactgtccgtgtggagtttgcacattcaccctgtgtttgcgtgggtttcgccgccacaacccaaaagatgtgtcgggtaggtagattggccatgctaaattgccccttaattggaaagaatgaattgggtacacaaaatttattttttttaaagtaaacttTCAACAAATTCAAATTTTAtcttctgccttggtgagattcatgtctgggtgtctggaaaatcattggGACAGTACAAAATATTTTTGTGACACAACGTGATTAGGACAGTAAAAATATTAATTTTGTGTCTCTGGAAAATCATTAGGGCAGTAAAAAAtatttttgaacatttctcttcagcggatataaaaatattgaaaatgggatgaaggttgtttggctgacagtcaatcagtgtcctttttaaaaataaatttggagtgcccaattcattttttccaaataaggggcaatttagcctgtccaatccacctaatctgcacatctttgggttgtgggggtgaaacccacgcaaacaatgtgcaaactccacatggacagtgacccagagcccggatcgaacctgtgacctcagcgccgtgagacaggagtgctaaccactgtgccactgtgctgccctaatcaaacactgtcctgtaaggtaatgagtccttttgcttcccaattggccgaggaaggcagtgtgtcacaaggatggatgtgttgaccgattaatggctggaggatgggggcaggtcatgtgatcgaacctccaggaatacatttaatcaaatttggcgaggagagaatgttgtgaatttctatcctaatctgacaatgaggtttctgtaaatttacaggatactggcagAGGACATTTAACAGaagggaaacgcaaaccaaacgccACATTGCAATCTGTGAGTCACTCGGTTCATTAGAagctgaatttcagcagcatctgggtgtggaaggtaaaagaaggtttgtctgttctgtctgtgagggatgatttctggtctcagtgtgactggaaaagccccgagattcacaaaccctcgttcggccaaacctggagaactgtgttcagttctgggcaacaaacctgaggaaggatagaatggagtgtagcacagatttacctgagtgatatctgaaccctccGGGGTTAAAATACAAGGCGAGATTAGACAAAAATGTCAGTGTCAgctggcagcacggtgacgcagtgagcagcactgctgcctcacagagccggggtcccaggttcgatcccggctctgggtcactgtccatgtgaaggtttcacattctccccgtgtttgtgtgggtttcgcccccgcaacccaaagataaaagatgtgcagggtaggtggattgaccacgctaaattgtcccttaattggaaataatgaattgggtactctaaatttattataaaatatatatattttaaattatgggcagagaagggcattgagtccatgctagctctctaatcggcacggtggttagcactgttgcttcccagcggcagggacccgggtttgattcccggcttgggtcactgtctgtgcggagtctgcacgttctccccgtgtctgcgtgggtttcctccaggtgctgcggtttcctcccacaagtcccgaaagacgtggatgttaggtgaattggacattctgaattctcgctcagtgcacccgaacaggccccggtgtgtgacgaactgggattttcacagtaatttcattgcagtgttaatgtaagcctacttgtgacactaataaggattattattatctggagcaatccagtcagagtcactctcctgctctgtctctgtatcctcacagctttattTGTCTCAGGTTTCtccccaattaaaaaaaaaatcatttattgtgTCTATTTCCAAACTCCATCATAGGCAGCAGGTTTAcggtcattgccactggctgtgtaaaaacattcttcctcatacctcctggaccatttacatgcatagatacggagcaacgtagaaaataggagcagggggctatttggcccttcgagcctgcaccaccatccattggtcagagctgattaggctcaatagcctaatcccgctttcccccatatcctttgatcccattcaccctaagtgctgtatctaactacttcttgaaaacatgcaatgttttggcctttatTAGTTCCTGTGGCGATGAATTCCatcggctcaccactctctgggtgaagaaatctctcctcatcgccgtcctaaatggtctacccagtatcctcagattgtgatccCTATTCCTGGACACAcgcactatcgggaacatccttcctgaatctactctgtctcgtttttttttttttcaacattAATTTCGAGTGCCCAgttctttttttgcaattaaggggcctatttagagtggccaatctacctaccctgcacatctttggatttatggggttgagacccacacaaccacagggagaatgtgcaaactccacacagacagtgacccggagctgtgatcgaacccgggtcctcggcgacaggaggtagctgtgctagccactgtgccgcccactttttataggtttctgtgagaacccccctcattcgtctgaactccagcgaatatgggcagcatggtagcaaagtggttagcacaattgcttcatagctccagggtccaaggttcgattcccggcttgggtcactgtctgtgcagagtctgcacgttctccccgtgtgtgcgtgggtttcctctgggtgctcctgtttcctcccacagtccaaagatgtgcaggttaggtggactggcaatgctaaattgcccttgatgtccaaaatttcccttagtgtcgggtggggttactggtttatggggatagggtggaggtgtgggcttgggtagggtgttctttcaaagagccggtgcagactcgatgggccgaatggcctccttctacactgtaaattttatgatatatgaatacaatcctaaccaattcaatctaatctgtacatctttgaactgtgggaggaaaccggagcacccggaggaaacccatacagacacggggagaaagtgcaaactccacacagtcagggtgggaattgaaccctggtgctgtgaggcagcagtgctaagcactatgccaccccctgtcttgcaaccctcaagagaaaaatatatccttatccccatctgaattgggtgacccccttgttccagattctcccacaagaggaaacatcctctccacatccaccctgtcaagacccctcaggatcttatatagagttcaatccaggttttaccccaaactttaaatctgtgtcccgactgcttgtacgatcactgaatggaaacagagtttctttgtccacccgatggaaatctggtATAATCTTGTgttcctgaatcaaatctcccctcaacctcctttgctggaaccattctggtaaatctcctctgcaccttcttcaagaaccttcacattcttcctgaagagtggtgaccagagctttataaagattcatagaatagaattagagccatagaattcctacagtgcagaaggaggccattcggcctctcaagtctgcactgattctctgaaatggCACcccgcctaggcccacacccccaccctgtccatgtaaccccatagccccaccgaacctgcacatcccgggacactaaggacaatttatcaaggtcaatccacctaactgtcccttctttggagtgttggaggaaacccgagcacagggtggaaacccacgcagacatggggagaaagtggtgtaacctccacacacacagtcaccaagaccagaattgaacctgggtcacggcactgtgaggcagcagtgctaaccaccgtgccaccagaagcatagttttggtatcaatattgctgtttatgaagctcaagatcgaatttgctttgccaactactctttcGATATGTTTTGTGAGTATACAAAGTccgtcttcacctctttctctctcctcccaaagaggccagttgggtttttacaacaaacgagacgttttcatggtcacttttttccccagtgccagccccacaaatgaccagattcattcagctcaatttcacaacctgcctttgtgtttttgtgggttctcactCACTCccttttcaatcagtttcacagggtgtgcaaaggggaggcttcaaagtccggatactcaaaccaagcatcacatcaggatctgacagagtcgtcaatttatcatatcctgaatatcagcagattttgaacatggaaggaaaaagcaccgttcacagtgaggagaaatcgtgcacgtgttgtgtgtgtggacgaggaatcagtcgatcatcaggcctcacaagcaacaaatgcagtcacactgaggagaaaccgtggaaatgtgcggactgtgggaaaggattcacatccccatcccaactggaaactcaccgacgcagtcacaatggggagagaccattcacctgttccaagtgtgggaagggattcactcaggtatccaacctgatgaaacacaagcgagttcacactggggagaggccgttcacctgctctcagtgtgggaagggattcatcaatTCAAccaatctgctgacacaccagagaattcacactggggagaggccattcagttgctccgagtgtgggaagggtttcactcaggtatccaacctgctgagacaccagcgaattcacactggggagagaccattcacctgctccaagtgtgggaaaggatttactcaaacatctgacctgcagaagcaccagcgaattcacactggggagagaccattccaatgtccagactgcgggaagtgctttaaaagttctggggaactgatgctccatcaacgtgttcacactgacgagagaccatttagatgctctcactgtgggactgggtttagAGAATCAACtcagctcactgtacatcagcgaattcacactggggagaggctattcacctgttcagagtgtgggaagggatttactcagtcatccgttctgctgaatcaccagcgaattcacactggagagagaccgttcacctgttcagagtgtgggaagggattcactcagtcatcctccctactgagacaccaacgaggccacaagtaaccatagtGAATGGATTTTGCTGttaactcacattcaggactgaactacGTTCATTTggatctctttctgctgataacaaacttcaGCCtacttacaggggctaatattctggctaaaagtcaaataaattagatgtgtgttaaatacgcagtgtgttgaaactttttaatatctctgacacaagttagttccttttgaagtactctcgctctcccctgtctcttccatcctcacctccaacaagaagtgtgaggagcttgtggagcttctttgtgactgagattgagtaaatccgatcagctgcctctgctgcttccctcccttccacgagcccaccggaccaaactgtctctaaatgccATCCTTTCCCGAgcactgaacccacatctttctctagtttctctcccatctccactcatgccctctcagagctcatcatgTCCATGAGactcagctcctgctccatcgaccataGTCCCACTcagctgatcagccaactaccctatgTCCAATCatcttgtcaacatttctctcttcgggtactgtccctctgtccttcaaatctgccatcatcaccccctcaataaaacaaacccttgaccctgccatcct
This portion of the Scyliorhinus torazame isolate Kashiwa2021f chromosome 5, sScyTor2.1, whole genome shotgun sequence genome encodes:
- the LOC140419358 gene encoding uncharacterized protein — encoded protein: MEGKSTVHSEEKSCTCCVCGRGISRSSGLTSNKCSHTEEKPWKCADCGKGFTSPSQLETHRRSHNGERPFTCSKCGKGFTQVSNLMKHKRVHTGERPFTCSQCGKGFINSTNLLTHQRIHTGERPFSCSECGKGFTQVSNLLRHQRIHTGERPFTCSKCGKGFTQTSDLQKHQRIHTGERPFQCPDCGKCFKSSGELMLHQRVHTDERPFRCSHCGTGFRESTQLTVHQRIHTGERLFTCSECGKGFTQSSVLLNHQRIHTGERPFTCSECGKGFTQSSSLLRHQRGHK